A genomic stretch from Cellulomonas sp. KRMCY2 includes:
- a CDS encoding LysM peptidoglycan-binding domain-containing protein, with translation MLEGIGRTLVMGTTTAGTARTGLIRSSLAAASAGTATGGLALGALTAIEQVGRGPLAVDAAVAAAVLSLGTVAGGLLTIGCLLLAAGAAVAGLGRSARRIEAAAALLTPAVLRRAVAVTVGTGLGLAAASGVATASEIDLGWAITTASTAAIDSEPDPADITTATIRPGPGSLAPPAHASSPANASSAAAVPAETAPPSAPPPAGPAAATDGAVPTGVTDTTDTTVPTGATGATDTTDTLSTTVIVAAGDSLWAIAARRLPGASDAAIAAAWPRWHDANRTVIGDDPDLIRPGQCLVVPAEYLSATPDEEQP, from the coding sequence ATGCTCGAAGGCATCGGAAGGACGCTCGTCATGGGGACGACGACAGCGGGCACCGCGCGGACGGGACTCATCCGGTCGAGCCTGGCGGCGGCGAGCGCCGGCACCGCGACCGGTGGCCTGGCGCTCGGAGCGCTCACGGCGATCGAGCAGGTAGGTCGCGGACCGCTCGCCGTGGACGCAGCCGTGGCAGCCGCGGTCCTGAGCCTGGGCACGGTCGCCGGCGGCCTGCTGACCATCGGCTGCCTCCTGCTCGCCGCCGGGGCCGCCGTCGCGGGGCTCGGCCGGTCGGCGCGGCGCATCGAGGCGGCCGCTGCGCTGCTCACCCCTGCGGTGCTCCGTCGCGCCGTCGCCGTGACGGTCGGCACGGGCCTCGGTCTCGCCGCTGCCTCCGGCGTCGCGACCGCGAGCGAGATCGACCTCGGCTGGGCGATCACGACCGCGTCCACCGCGGCGATCGACTCGGAACCCGACCCCGCCGACATCACCACCGCGACGATCCGGCCCGGCCCCGGCTCGCTCGCCCCACCGGCCCACGCATCGTCCCCGGCCAACGCATCGTCCGCTGCCGCGGTCCCTGCCGAGACGGCGCCGCCGTCAGCACCTCCGCCGGCCGGCCCTGCGGCCGCCACCGACGGCGCCGTGCCGACCGGCGTCACCGACACCACCGACACCACCGTTCCCACCGGCGCCACCGGCGCCACCGACACCACCGACACCCTGTCCACGACCGTGATCGTTGCCGCCGGAGACAGCCTGTGGGCGATCGCCGCACGCCGACTGCCCGGCGCCTCGGACGCCGCCATCGCGGCGGCCTGGCCGCGCTGGCACGACGCGAACCGCACCGTCATCGGCGACGACCCCGACCTCATCCGCCCGGGGCAGTGCCTGGTGGTCCCGGCGGAGTACCTGTCCGCGACACCCGACGAGGAGCAGCCATGA
- a CDS encoding helix-turn-helix domain-containing protein, which translates to MAARFLTLADVTEVLNISAAQAYALVRSGELPAIQIGPRAIWRIEATELEAYIQRLYAQSRSRVGGGPGAPAQAVRPRDLGGVDEHQPSDAAHQL; encoded by the coding sequence ATGGCCGCTCGATTCCTCACCCTGGCTGACGTCACCGAGGTGCTGAACATCTCCGCCGCCCAGGCCTACGCCCTGGTGCGCAGCGGCGAGCTCCCGGCGATCCAGATCGGCCCACGGGCTATCTGGCGCATCGAGGCCACCGAGCTCGAGGCCTACATCCAGCGGCTGTACGCGCAGTCGCGGTCCAGGGTCGGTGGCGGGCCGGGCGCACCGGCGCAGGCCGTGCGGCCGCGCGACCTCGGCGGCGTCGACGAGCACCAGCCCTCAGACGCTGCTCACCAGCTCTAG
- the secA gene encoding preprotein translocase subunit SecA, whose protein sequence is MPSILDKVLRIGEGRIVKKLSGIAGQVNALEDSFTALSDAELREETDRFKARLAEGETVDDLLPEAFAAVREAARRTLGQRHFDVQIMGGGALHLGNIAEMKTGEGKTLVATLPAYLNALNGKGVHIVTVNDYLAEYQSDLMGRVFRFLGLTTGCILSGQKPEERRAQYEADITYGTNNEFGFDYLRDNMAWRPEELVQRGHHYAIVDEVDSILIDEARTPLIISGPAAGDANKWYGEFAKVARRLVAEVDYEVDEKKRTIGVLEPGIGKVEDHLGIENLYESLNTPLIGFLNNAIKAKELFKRDKDYVVLNGEVLIVDEHTGRMLPGRRYNEGMHQAIEAKEGVVIKAENQTLATITLQNYFRLYGKLSGMTGTAQTEAAELQSTYSLGVVPIPTNKPMLRLDKSDLVYKNEEVKYTAVVADIVERHAAGQPVLVGTVSVEKSELLSRLLRKQGVPHEVLNAKQHAREASIVAQAGRKGAVTVATNMAGRGTDIMLGGNAEFMAVTDLAARGLDPAEQPEDYEAAWPAAIEAAREAVAAEHEEVVELGGLYVLGTERHESRRIDNQLRGRSGRQGDPGESRFYLSMTDDLMRLFNSGLAESMMNRAGFPDDMPLESKIVTRGIQSAQSQVESRNFEIRKNVLKYDDVMSRQRSVIYAERRRVLEGEDMAEQIQHFIGDVVTAYVEGATQDGTPEKWDLDGLWTALKAVYPASVTPDEVVEEAGGPTRLTHDFLLEEVISDAKHAYAAREEQIGTENMRQLERRVVLSVLDRKWREHLYEMDYLKDGIGLRAMAQRDPLVEYQREGFQLFAAMTEAIKEESVTFLFNLEVKVAVPEEAEAAGDDAEPAAAPEAAPVAGPAATAAAEVPSKRARSAARTAAGAEAASARAAEAVEAAKATAAAPRPRVATPTLIAKGLDGPERRVPLQYSAPSVDGDAAPLVTLGGAVAAEKDGQTYPGTPRNAQCPCGSGKKYKVCHGKNED, encoded by the coding sequence GTGCCCTCGATCCTCGACAAGGTCCTGCGCATCGGTGAGGGCCGGATCGTCAAGAAGCTCAGTGGCATCGCCGGCCAGGTCAATGCGCTCGAGGACAGCTTCACGGCGCTGTCCGACGCGGAGCTGCGCGAGGAGACGGACCGGTTCAAGGCCCGCCTCGCCGAGGGTGAGACAGTCGACGACCTGCTGCCCGAGGCCTTCGCCGCGGTCCGCGAAGCGGCCCGTCGGACCCTCGGCCAGCGGCACTTCGACGTCCAGATCATGGGCGGTGGGGCGCTGCACCTCGGCAACATCGCCGAGATGAAGACCGGTGAGGGCAAGACCCTGGTCGCCACGCTGCCGGCGTACCTCAATGCGCTCAACGGCAAGGGCGTGCACATCGTCACGGTCAACGACTACCTCGCCGAGTACCAGAGCGACCTGATGGGTCGCGTGTTCCGCTTCCTGGGCCTGACGACGGGCTGCATCCTGTCGGGTCAGAAGCCCGAGGAGCGCAGGGCCCAGTACGAGGCGGACATCACCTACGGCACGAACAACGAGTTCGGCTTCGACTACCTGCGCGACAACATGGCATGGCGCCCCGAGGAGCTCGTCCAGCGTGGCCACCACTATGCGATCGTCGACGAGGTCGACTCGATCCTGATCGACGAGGCACGGACGCCGCTGATCATCTCCGGCCCCGCGGCCGGTGACGCCAACAAGTGGTACGGCGAGTTCGCCAAGGTCGCGCGACGCCTGGTCGCCGAGGTCGACTACGAGGTCGACGAGAAGAAGCGCACGATCGGCGTCCTGGAGCCCGGGATCGGCAAGGTCGAGGACCACCTGGGCATCGAGAACCTCTACGAGTCGCTCAACACCCCGCTGATCGGGTTCCTCAACAACGCGATCAAGGCCAAGGAGCTCTTCAAGCGCGACAAGGACTACGTCGTGCTGAACGGCGAGGTGCTCATCGTCGACGAGCACACCGGCCGGATGCTGCCTGGCCGTCGCTACAACGAGGGGATGCACCAGGCGATCGAGGCGAAGGAAGGGGTCGTGATCAAGGCGGAGAACCAGACCCTCGCCACGATCACCCTGCAGAACTACTTCCGGCTCTACGGGAAGCTCTCCGGCATGACCGGTACGGCCCAGACCGAGGCGGCCGAGCTCCAGTCGACCTACAGCCTCGGCGTGGTCCCGATCCCGACGAACAAGCCGATGCTGCGCCTCGACAAGTCCGACCTCGTGTACAAGAACGAGGAGGTCAAGTACACGGCGGTCGTCGCGGACATCGTCGAGCGGCACGCGGCGGGCCAGCCCGTCCTCGTCGGTACGGTCAGCGTCGAGAAGAGCGAGCTGCTCTCGCGGCTGCTGCGCAAGCAGGGTGTCCCGCACGAGGTCCTCAACGCCAAGCAGCACGCTCGTGAGGCTTCGATCGTCGCCCAGGCCGGGCGCAAGGGCGCGGTGACCGTCGCGACGAACATGGCCGGCCGCGGTACCGACATCATGCTCGGCGGCAATGCGGAGTTCATGGCCGTCACGGACCTCGCCGCCCGCGGGCTCGACCCGGCCGAGCAGCCGGAGGACTACGAGGCGGCCTGGCCCGCAGCCATCGAGGCCGCCCGCGAGGCGGTCGCCGCAGAGCACGAGGAGGTCGTCGAGCTCGGCGGGCTGTACGTGCTGGGCACCGAGCGGCACGAGTCACGGCGCATCGACAACCAGCTGCGCGGACGGTCGGGCCGTCAGGGCGACCCGGGGGAGTCGCGGTTCTACCTCTCGATGACCGACGACCTGATGCGGCTCTTCAACTCCGGCCTCGCCGAGTCGATGATGAACCGGGCCGGCTTCCCGGACGACATGCCGCTCGAGTCCAAGATCGTCACACGTGGCATCCAGAGCGCCCAGTCGCAGGTCGAGTCGCGCAACTTCGAGATCCGCAAGAACGTCCTGAAGTACGACGACGTCATGTCGCGTCAGCGCTCGGTCATCTACGCCGAGCGCCGCCGAGTCCTCGAGGGCGAGGACATGGCCGAGCAGATCCAGCACTTCATCGGCGACGTGGTCACCGCGTACGTCGAAGGCGCCACCCAGGACGGCACCCCGGAGAAGTGGGACCTCGACGGTCTGTGGACCGCCCTCAAGGCGGTCTACCCGGCGTCGGTCACGCCGGACGAGGTCGTCGAGGAGGCCGGCGGTCCGACCCGCCTCACGCACGACTTCCTGCTCGAGGAGGTCATCTCCGACGCGAAGCACGCCTACGCAGCCCGCGAGGAGCAGATCGGCACCGAGAACATGCGCCAGCTCGAGCGGCGCGTCGTGCTCTCGGTGCTCGACCGGAAGTGGCGCGAGCACCTGTACGAGATGGACTACCTCAAGGACGGCATCGGGCTGCGCGCGATGGCCCAGCGCGACCCGCTGGTCGAGTACCAGCGTGAGGGTTTCCAGCTCTTCGCGGCGATGACCGAGGCGATCAAGGAGGAGTCCGTCACCTTCCTGTTCAACCTCGAGGTCAAGGTCGCCGTGCCGGAGGAGGCCGAGGCCGCCGGCGACGACGCCGAGCCGGCTGCCGCGCCCGAGGCCGCGCCGGTGGCCGGACCGGCGGCGACGGCGGCGGCCGAGGTGCCCAGCAAGCGGGCCAGGTCCGCTGCCCGCACCGCTGCCGGAGCCGAGGCGGCGTCAGCGCGCGCGGCCGAGGCGGTTGAGGCGGCGAAGGCGACAGCAGCGGCACCGCGACCCCGTGTCGCCACCCCGACCCTCATCGCCAAGGGCCTCGACGGCCCTGAGCGTCGGGTGCCGCTGCAGTACTCCGCGCCCAGTGTGGACGGCGACGCCGCTCCGCTGGTCACGCTCGGTGGGGCTGTGGCCGCCGAGAAGGACGGCCAGACCTACCCGGGAACCCCGCGCAACGCGCAGTGCCCCTGCGGGTCGGGCAAGAAGTACAAGGTCTGCCACGGCAAGAACGAGGACTGA
- a CDS encoding Rv3235 family protein: MTAATLSVPSRAARRSADPGPGTTRPATTRSIAPGDPGRVPTAPRLLLPPIPEPTAAPLVTALAALDQPTVRSVLSPVTDSLWPVPAPHATGSREPLPDPTRLCGSLVLAAVQALGGGRSLAQLQRWVSPEIFDALAERAAPAALSGAASSRAASSRAARTGPAGNRTATGTSTPRAVRNPTVRRTHLSWISPTTVEASVVVHDGARVRAAAVRLEVHRGHWRATVLQIG; the protein is encoded by the coding sequence ATGACCGCCGCGACGCTGTCCGTGCCCAGCCGTGCCGCCCGACGGTCCGCCGACCCGGGGCCCGGCACCACGCGGCCCGCCACCACGAGGTCGATCGCCCCGGGCGACCCGGGACGTGTCCCGACCGCGCCACGACTCCTCCTGCCGCCGATCCCCGAACCGACGGCCGCGCCGCTGGTCACCGCCCTCGCGGCGCTCGACCAGCCGACGGTGCGCTCCGTCCTGTCACCGGTGACCGACAGTCTGTGGCCGGTCCCGGCTCCGCACGCCACCGGATCGCGCGAGCCGCTGCCGGACCCGACCCGGCTGTGCGGATCGCTGGTCCTGGCAGCCGTGCAGGCCCTGGGTGGTGGTCGATCACTGGCGCAGCTCCAACGATGGGTGAGCCCCGAGATCTTCGACGCCCTCGCGGAGCGGGCAGCACCGGCCGCCCTCTCCGGTGCGGCGAGCAGCCGTGCGGCGAGCAGCCGGGCCGCGCGCACCGGACCCGCAGGCAACCGGACCGCGACCGGCACCTCGACGCCGAGGGCAGTCCGCAACCCGACCGTGCGTCGCACCCATCTGTCGTGGATCAGCCCGACGACGGTGGAGGCAAGCGTCGTGGTGCACGACGGAGCGCGCGTCCGCGCCGCCGCGGTGCGCCTCGAGGTGCACCGCGGCCACTGGCGGGCGACGGTCCTTCAGATCGGCTGA